One segment of Meriones unguiculatus strain TT.TT164.6M chromosome 3, Bangor_MerUng_6.1, whole genome shotgun sequence DNA contains the following:
- the LOC132652834 gene encoding major urinary protein 20-like isoform X2, giving the protein MKLLPLLLGLGLTLASVCGQPFDPKELEGEWHTIRLASSKKEKVEEEGSMRVFMEHMKALEDKSIGFKFHTIANEECVDHYVVADETTEPGEYSVESREPDVSQEIKNKFEELREKHGIPKANMVDLTQADTCRHA; this is encoded by the exons ATGAagctgctgccactgctgctggGTCTGGGGCTGACCCTAGCCTCTGTCTGTGGACAGCCGTTTGATCCCAAAGAG CTTGAGGGGGAATGGCATACCATTAGGTTGGCCTCtagcaaaaaagaaaaggtagaagaagaaggaagcatgAGAGTCTTTATGGAGCACATGAAGGCCTTGGAGGACAAATCCATAGGCTTCAAATTCCATACTAT TGCAAATGAAGAGTGCGTTGATCATTACGTGGTTGCTGACGAAACAACAGAGCCTGGTGAATACAGTGTTGAAT CTCGAGAACCAGATGTGagccaagaaatcaagaacaagtTTGAGGAGCTACGTGAAAAGCATGGAATTCCAAAGGCAAATATGGTTGACCTAACCCAGGCAG ATACCTGTCGCCACGCTTGA
- the LOC132652834 gene encoding major urinary protein 20-like isoform X1, with amino-acid sequence MKLLPLLLGLGLTLASVCGQPFDPKELEGEWHTIRLASSKKEKVEEEGSMRVFMEHMKALEDKSIGFKFHTIANEECVDHYVVADETTEPGEYSVEYDGHNKFTLLDADPGAYAIFYLTNFKDGKSFNLVALYAREPDVSQEIKNKFEELREKHGIPKANMVDLTQADTCRHA; translated from the exons ATGAagctgctgccactgctgctggGTCTGGGGCTGACCCTAGCCTCTGTCTGTGGACAGCCGTTTGATCCCAAAGAG CTTGAGGGGGAATGGCATACCATTAGGTTGGCCTCtagcaaaaaagaaaaggtagaagaagaaggaagcatgAGAGTCTTTATGGAGCACATGAAGGCCTTGGAGGACAAATCCATAGGCTTCAAATTCCATACTAT TGCAAATGAAGAGTGCGTTGATCATTACGTGGTTGCTGACGAAACAACAGAGCCTGGTGAATACAGTGTTGAAT ATGATGGACACAATAAATTTACTCTACTTGATGCAGACCCTGGTGCTTACGCAATATTTTATCTCACTAATTTCAAGGACGGGAAATCATTCAACCTGGTTGCGCTCTATG CTCGAGAACCAGATGTGagccaagaaatcaagaacaagtTTGAGGAGCTACGTGAAAAGCATGGAATTCCAAAGGCAAATATGGTTGACCTAACCCAGGCAG ATACCTGTCGCCACGCTTGA
- the Zfp37 gene encoding zinc finger protein 37 homolog isoform X1 translates to MRKDWNSHPALPAAPGPWINQQPARSHCDPRARASAVRRGPCQDGRTHKQSPQGAAIEAAGPSEAVLGVAAMSASDSKQVLTKPEAVGRRSAETADRARRSRGMAASKPADSDAKEQLEPAQRDLCKDGLLQNCRSPASVENQDPEQGMISQLEKEEPSLEKVKTNNPSSRNKIARPVKTGANAKVQQDGEQMKEKQNSKSKLIKEATFKKKNSASKKSSEYALSEGKSASTKHLSSKKRHLKSNLHGKNLNQNLDLPDQIKNSTKKKHEKQKKPFSHTVSDTKKDEISARKKCEKIPNKLSGKGDKNRTGKKCEKVCHHNSSHTKEDKIQIGEKQKSSSRSSSAKPDKAPASGKPYECSHCGKILSHKQGLLDHQRTHTGEKPYECSECGIAFSQKSHLVVHQRTHTGEKPYECAQCGKAHGHKHALTDHLRIHTGEKPYECNECGKTFRHSSNLMQHVRSHTGEKPYECKECGKSFRYNSSLTEHVRTHTGEIPYECSECGKAFKYSSSLTKHMRIHTGEKPFECNECGKTFSKKSHLVIHQRTHTKEKPYKCTECGKAFAHSSSLTYHMRIHTGDCPFECKQCGKAFKQIEGLNQHQRVHTGEKPYECVECGKAFSQKSHLIVHQRTHTGEKPFECNECGKAFPAKSQLVIHQRSHTGEKPHECNECGKAFKQIASLVKHMKSHSD, encoded by the exons atgaggaaggactggaATTCACACCCCGCACTTCCTGCAGCTCCAGGACCCTGGATTAACCAGCAGCCCGCCCGCTCTCACTGTGATCCCCGAGCCCGCGCCTCCGCTGTACGGAGGGGTCCGTGCCAAGATGGCCGCACCCACAAGCAGTCTCCGCAGGGCGCCGCCATCGAGGCCGCGGGACCCTCAGAAGCAGTGCTCGGGGTGGCCGCCATGTCAGCCTCTGACTCCAAGCAGGTCCTGACAAAGCCTGAGGCGGTGGGCCGGAGGAGCGCGGAAACAGCGGACCGAGCCAGGCGTTCAAGGGGAATGGCTGCATCCAAGCCCGCGGACAGCGATGCG AAGGAGCAGCTGGAGCCTGCGCAGAGAGACTTGTGCAAGGATGGGCTGCTACAGAACTGCAGGAGTCCAGCCTCAGTGG AAAATCAAGATCCCGAACAAGGCATGATCTCTCAGTTGGAAAAAGAAGAGCCATCGTTGGAAAAggtgaaaacaaacaacccaagtAGTCGGAACAAAATAGCAAGGCCCGTAAAAACAGGAGCCAATGCAA AAGTCCAACAAGATGGTGAGCAGATGAAGGAAAAGCAGAACTCTAAAAGCAAACTCATTAAGGAAGCTACATTCAAGAAGAAAAATTCAGCTAGTAAGAAAAGCAGTGAGTATGCTTTGTCAGAGGGAAAAAGTGCCAGTACAAAACATCTTTCTtcaaaaaaaagacatcttaaaTCCAATTTGCATGGAAAGAACTTGAATCAGAATTTAGATTTACCTGATCAGATTAAAAACTCtacaaaaaagaaacatgaaaaacaaaagaaaccattcAGCCACACTGTATCTGATACAAAGAAAGATGAAATTTCAGCTAGAAAGAAATGTGAGAAAATACCCAACAAGTTATCTGGGAAAGGTGATAAAAATCGAACTGGCAAGAAATGTGAGAAAGTATGCCATCATAACTCGTCCCATACTAAGGAAGACAAAATTCAGATCggagagaaacagaaatcatCCAGCCGAAGTTCATCTGCTAAGCCTGACAAAGCTCCAGCCTCTgggaaaccttatgaatgtagtCACTGTGGGAAGATCCTCAGCCATAAACAAGGACTCCTTGACCATCAAAGAACCCACACCGGGGAGAAACCATATGAGTGCAGTGAGTGTGGGATAGCTTTTAGCCAGAAGTCCCACCTTGTCGTGCATCAAAGGACTCACACTGGGGAGAAACCGTATGAGTGCGCCCAGTGTGGCAAAGCTCATGGTCATAAACACGCCCTTACCGACCATCTGAGGATTCACACTGGGGAAAAGCcctatgagtgtaatgaatgcgGGAAAACTTTTAGGCACAGCTCCAACCTTATGCAACATGTGAGATCCCACACAGGTGAGAAGCCTTATGAGTGTAAAGAATGTGGCAAATCCTTCAGATACAACTCATCTCTTACTGAGCATGTGAGAACACACACAGGCGAAATCCCGTACGAGTGCAGTGAGTGCGGCAAAGCTTTTAAGTACAGCTCATCCCTGACTAAACACATGAGAATTCACACAGGGGAGAAACCATTTGAGTGTAATGAGTGTGGGAAAACTTTTAGCAAGAAGTCCCACCTAGTTATACATCAAAGGACTCATACAAaggagaaaccttacaaatgtactGAGTGCGGAAAAGCCTTCGCACATAGCTCGTCTCTTACTTACCATATGAGAATTCATACAGGCGATTGCCCCTTTGAATGTAAGCAGTGTGGTAAGGCCTTTAAGCAAATTGAAGGCCTTAATCAACACCAGAGAGTTCATACGGgggagaaaccctacgaatgtgttgaatgtgggaaagcctttagtCAAAAGTCGCACCTCATTGTACATCAGAGAACACACACAGGGGAGAAACCCTTTGAATGTAATGAATGTGGGAAAGCTTTCCCTGCAAAGTCCCAGCTTGTTATACACCAGAGAagccacactggagagaaaccccatgaatgtaatgaatgtgggaaagccttcaaaCAAATTGCCTCTCTTGTCAAACATATGAAAAGTCACTCAGACTAG
- the Zfp37 gene encoding zinc finger protein 37 homolog isoform X2, whose product MRKDWNSHPALPAAPGPWINQQPARSHCDPRARASAVRRGPCQDGRTHKQSPQGAAIEAAGPSEAVLGVAAMSASDSKQVLTKPEAVGRRSAETADRARRSRGMAASKPADSDAKEQLEPAQRDLCKDGLLQNCRSPASVEVQQDGEQMKEKQNSKSKLIKEATFKKKNSASKKSSEYALSEGKSASTKHLSSKKRHLKSNLHGKNLNQNLDLPDQIKNSTKKKHEKQKKPFSHTVSDTKKDEISARKKCEKIPNKLSGKGDKNRTGKKCEKVCHHNSSHTKEDKIQIGEKQKSSSRSSSAKPDKAPASGKPYECSHCGKILSHKQGLLDHQRTHTGEKPYECSECGIAFSQKSHLVVHQRTHTGEKPYECAQCGKAHGHKHALTDHLRIHTGEKPYECNECGKTFRHSSNLMQHVRSHTGEKPYECKECGKSFRYNSSLTEHVRTHTGEIPYECSECGKAFKYSSSLTKHMRIHTGEKPFECNECGKTFSKKSHLVIHQRTHTKEKPYKCTECGKAFAHSSSLTYHMRIHTGDCPFECKQCGKAFKQIEGLNQHQRVHTGEKPYECVECGKAFSQKSHLIVHQRTHTGEKPFECNECGKAFPAKSQLVIHQRSHTGEKPHECNECGKAFKQIASLVKHMKSHSD is encoded by the exons atgaggaaggactggaATTCACACCCCGCACTTCCTGCAGCTCCAGGACCCTGGATTAACCAGCAGCCCGCCCGCTCTCACTGTGATCCCCGAGCCCGCGCCTCCGCTGTACGGAGGGGTCCGTGCCAAGATGGCCGCACCCACAAGCAGTCTCCGCAGGGCGCCGCCATCGAGGCCGCGGGACCCTCAGAAGCAGTGCTCGGGGTGGCCGCCATGTCAGCCTCTGACTCCAAGCAGGTCCTGACAAAGCCTGAGGCGGTGGGCCGGAGGAGCGCGGAAACAGCGGACCGAGCCAGGCGTTCAAGGGGAATGGCTGCATCCAAGCCCGCGGACAGCGATGCG AAGGAGCAGCTGGAGCCTGCGCAGAGAGACTTGTGCAAGGATGGGCTGCTACAGAACTGCAGGAGTCCAGCCTCAGTGG AAGTCCAACAAGATGGTGAGCAGATGAAGGAAAAGCAGAACTCTAAAAGCAAACTCATTAAGGAAGCTACATTCAAGAAGAAAAATTCAGCTAGTAAGAAAAGCAGTGAGTATGCTTTGTCAGAGGGAAAAAGTGCCAGTACAAAACATCTTTCTtcaaaaaaaagacatcttaaaTCCAATTTGCATGGAAAGAACTTGAATCAGAATTTAGATTTACCTGATCAGATTAAAAACTCtacaaaaaagaaacatgaaaaacaaaagaaaccattcAGCCACACTGTATCTGATACAAAGAAAGATGAAATTTCAGCTAGAAAGAAATGTGAGAAAATACCCAACAAGTTATCTGGGAAAGGTGATAAAAATCGAACTGGCAAGAAATGTGAGAAAGTATGCCATCATAACTCGTCCCATACTAAGGAAGACAAAATTCAGATCggagagaaacagaaatcatCCAGCCGAAGTTCATCTGCTAAGCCTGACAAAGCTCCAGCCTCTgggaaaccttatgaatgtagtCACTGTGGGAAGATCCTCAGCCATAAACAAGGACTCCTTGACCATCAAAGAACCCACACCGGGGAGAAACCATATGAGTGCAGTGAGTGTGGGATAGCTTTTAGCCAGAAGTCCCACCTTGTCGTGCATCAAAGGACTCACACTGGGGAGAAACCGTATGAGTGCGCCCAGTGTGGCAAAGCTCATGGTCATAAACACGCCCTTACCGACCATCTGAGGATTCACACTGGGGAAAAGCcctatgagtgtaatgaatgcgGGAAAACTTTTAGGCACAGCTCCAACCTTATGCAACATGTGAGATCCCACACAGGTGAGAAGCCTTATGAGTGTAAAGAATGTGGCAAATCCTTCAGATACAACTCATCTCTTACTGAGCATGTGAGAACACACACAGGCGAAATCCCGTACGAGTGCAGTGAGTGCGGCAAAGCTTTTAAGTACAGCTCATCCCTGACTAAACACATGAGAATTCACACAGGGGAGAAACCATTTGAGTGTAATGAGTGTGGGAAAACTTTTAGCAAGAAGTCCCACCTAGTTATACATCAAAGGACTCATACAAaggagaaaccttacaaatgtactGAGTGCGGAAAAGCCTTCGCACATAGCTCGTCTCTTACTTACCATATGAGAATTCATACAGGCGATTGCCCCTTTGAATGTAAGCAGTGTGGTAAGGCCTTTAAGCAAATTGAAGGCCTTAATCAACACCAGAGAGTTCATACGGgggagaaaccctacgaatgtgttgaatgtgggaaagcctttagtCAAAAGTCGCACCTCATTGTACATCAGAGAACACACACAGGGGAGAAACCCTTTGAATGTAATGAATGTGGGAAAGCTTTCCCTGCAAAGTCCCAGCTTGTTATACACCAGAGAagccacactggagagaaaccccatgaatgtaatgaatgtgggaaagccttcaaaCAAATTGCCTCTCTTGTCAAACATATGAAAAGTCACTCAGACTAG
- the LOC132652919 gene encoding uncharacterized protein LOC132652919, whose product MGEREAMKPGCVDLEMLSSSPCKLKQPLGEKEEEEDPSHSGGDSGKASPGRQENTWQDQEAKHQRHKPSRPSWSGSSCRSHKGSANPEERRSEKACPSRDRGRDRAESSRSKQPCTGGESGPWKKQGHQGRGDCIYPGWDLPSWVMEKDAVARGCDSPHTKARVRDRRPHPGSPARGPKRRSSGDSRGEPANCPKRRRQHGPEASSRRVLSPLSRAINNVHALEVILDDLQAPGGAYLRVPQSSTEPSVSQRAWLTWQLSHAGAALHWALHTVDSILAAQAWMPRYT is encoded by the exons ATGGGTGAAAGGGAAGCCATGAAGCCTGGATGTGTGGATTTAGAGATGCTCAGCTCATCTCCTTGCAAACTAAAGCAGCCcctaggggagaaagaagaggaggaagaccctTCTCACAGCGGGGGAGACAGTGGCAAGGCCTCTCCTGGGAGACAAG AGAACACCTGGCAGGACCAGGAGGCCAAGCACCAGAGGCACAAACCATCTCGGCCAAGCTGGAGTGGCTCCTCTTGCAGAAGCCACAAGGGAAGTGCCAACCCTGAAGAGAGGAGGAGCGAGAAAGCATGtcccagcagagacagaggaagggacAGGGCTGAGTCCAGCAGATCAAAACAGCCCTGCACAGGAGGTGAGTCTGGGCCTTGGAAGAAGCAA GGCCACCAGGGCCGAGGGGATTGTATCTATCCTGGATGGGACCTGCCTTCCTGGGTTATGGAAAAGGACGCTGTGGCGCGGGGCTGTG ATTCTCCGCACACCAAGGCGCGTGTCCGGGACAGAAGGCCCCATCCAGGCTCTCCAGCGAGGGGTCCGAAGCGCAGAAGCTCTGGAGACAGTCGCGGTGAGCCAGCCAACTGTCCCAAGAGGCGCAGACAGCATGGTCCAGAAGCCAGCTCCCGCCGGGTGCTCTCACCGCTGTCCAGAGCCATCAACAACGTGCACGCCTTGGAGGTGATCCTGGACGACCTGCAGGCCCCTGGAGGCGCCTACCTGCGCGTGCCCCAGAGCAGCACGGAGCCCAGCGTCTCGCAGCGCGCCTGGCTCACTTGGCAGCTGTCCCACGCCGGGGCTGCGCTGCACTGGGCGCTTCACACCGTCGATTCCATCCTGGCTGCGCAGGCCTGGATGCCCAGATACACCTAG